A window of Argopecten irradians isolate NY chromosome 14, Ai_NY, whole genome shotgun sequence contains these coding sequences:
- the LOC138308156 gene encoding uncharacterized protein, giving the protein MLFRNPANVFIIVVCCCVFKVSISQEVLLEEALQLSEFRRLLSYPISPRGYDFPNVTGPSSVEARIAILGADPAGIHMAYKLKKLGFTNVVILETTDHIGGETLTVHHRGVRHELGIGHFRVENADFLSIIEDFRMGPVQPLGGFSLWPDSERPDDILRYLLIDASHRTNISNPVVTLSLLSDAILRYISVHRDIFGDYEGVLMRRPNTNEMLRINGTIQDFLTSNDFEILEALFRVLFTAEGYGRLDKTAALYGLMFVTPKRLFRLIESLVDPTNMGDKYVLERGFSQLWSEIVSKANLHLRLNQNISFIIRTPDNVNIYYNNTEDTNTMETYDFLMIAKDMSKILGILDTSWIERQIFSHLTPSFMTSSLIDTNFGKRGPMPRAYYMYNTKSGADHSVLYHEDSYSILNNIGGPKYSSGVIPGGHDGELYQSIVVRQHGDSFPSNEDINTGFLNHANLYEITHGLVQARRTWNFFPRFNPTDVSTGVLWDIFTLQGHKNTWYLGSSVCFDSLSSVVDYNNLVLQYFKNNVKRS; this is encoded by the exons CCCTACAGCTATCAGAGTTCCGGCGTCTACTGTCGTATCCCATAAGTCCAAGAGGTTATGATTTCCCTAACGTCACAGGTCCGTCATCTGTAGAAGCCAGGATAGCAATCCTGGGAGCAGACCCGGCCGGTATCCACATGGCGTATAAACTCAAG AAACTGGGCTTCACTAACGTTGTGATTTTGGAGACTACAGACCACATTGGTGGGGAAACCCTGACTGTCCACCATAGAGGGGTAAGGCATGAACTCGGGATAGGTCATTTCCGGGTCGAGAATGCTGACTTCCTGTCAATCATTGAGGACTTCCGGATGGGTCCAGTCCAGCCTTTGGGAGGATTCTCCCTGTGGCCGGACAGTGAAC GTCCAGATGATATTTTGCGATATCTACTGATTGATGCCAGCCATAGGACGAATATATCTAACCCTGTCGTTACCCTAAGTCTACTGTCAGACGCCATTCTCAGGTACATCAGCGTCCACAGAGATATATTCGGTGACTACGAAGGAGTACTAATGCGGCGTCCAAATACAAATGAAATGCTGAGGATAAACGGTACAATTCAGGATTTCTTGACGAGTAACGACTTTGAGATATTAGAGGCATTATTTCGCGTGTTATTTACCGCGGAGGGATACGGACGTCTGGATAAAACTGCGGCGTTGTATGGCCTGATGTTTGTAACGCCTAAACGACTTTTCAGATTGATAGAGTCACTAGTTGATCCAACAAACATGGGGGATAAATATGTTCTCGAGCGAGGCTTTTCACAGCTATGGTCAGAAATCGTCAGCAAAGCTAATCTTCATTTAAGACTCAACCAGAATATTTCTTTCATTATACGAACTCCTGATAATGTCAATATTTACTATAATAACACGGAGGATACAAACACTATGGAAACGTATGACTTCCTTATGATTGCGAAGGATATGAGTAAAATCCTGGGGATTCTGGATACCTCATGGATCGAACGCCAAATCTTTAGTCATCTTACGCCAtcatttatgacgtcatcacttATTGATACCAACTTTGGGAAGCGCGGACCTATGCCGAGAGCATACTATATGTATAACACAAAATCAGGAGCAGACCACTCTGTGTTGTATCATGAAGATTCGTACAGCATTTTAAACAACATTGGGGGACCAAAATACAGTAGCGGAGTAATACCAGGAGGTCACGATGGCGAACTGTACCAATCCATTGTTGTTCGACAACATGGGGACTCATTCCCGTCGAATGAAGACATAAACACGGGATTTTTGAATCATGcaaatttatatgaaataacaCACGGGTTAGTTCAAGCAAGAAGGACATGGAACTTTTTCCCACGATTTAATCCCACAGATGTTTCGACAGGCGTTTTATGGGACATCTTTACACTCCAAGGACACAAAAATACTTGGTATTTAGGCTCATCTGTCTGTTTTGATTCGCTGAGCAGTGTCGTAGATTACAATAATCTTGTTCTTCAGTACttcaaaaataatgttaaaagaTCTTAG
- the LOC138307337 gene encoding mucin-22-like — MAVSTYPVLCVIVALSFIQVALSQNFHQNNKFQRQDMRNVGPSGFNRNRQMGTQRQPLLSGGGRLSSQGGRRPGSGMMSPYSQDVAISSADSVLSHRSLGPSNRPLQNVAGQSPMDQPQGSFSQVQDMAMGGHNMQGTPPNPWNQPEVRETGFIHSNSQGATRVDTGVLRGQTMRHDQNMAFNTATKQLDAHLLDAQGHHEILQPYGINTIRGHNAGNSRHAAPSSFQSVMTAPDILPPTPNVERRFDSPVSLTNQGELHSNLQQAIAQTTGSSNQLWDVASVNQHRALDNTHPDMFMDTAKDKQRHQRQPTLSEHMAGIISGGENTMAADTSSVVDPRFGIISSPDHIATMEVGSSLGAHRPPPDTWHASIQHRKSLAQQADRRSQIIQNHPGMSIATPPSQHRFQNGIHSLGLLSDSYVVSDGGSYVNTDAEVKVRSGLSAIARQTPRPPPTQPPPVVTKKPEPVIDLKSRGKSWENFKEIPWGQEQGIYKPETSKGGVPVEQEVRPPDQRHTAKTQQHSQTDGRPFGQRPPQADTRAPQRIEAKPPARPAVKHALDNLMIYIDTVNRNLKEKTTQAQPVNAVTQQGRTQVKTTTKADTKTQPNVQHRGIIQQSDKYKTEALKKTPPMAPISLLQNTGVTPQTVVQQPRQSKESVLQQTTKSKGGLLHKPGTPKGNALMKSNVPKGSSLLQSGKTRGSPLQGGKSLGGPLKSGKPQGGPLQQGKLQGGALKSGKQQGGPLQSIKQNQVRPLQKGQAEKVKQVEKVKTGPLQKAGGLQQQTSKPHARPKDRLSQNVIKKVDPKTSESVPKPWENDKLSGIAKPMSVSRPSGKMPISVAGDIKKTTQASAATNVVVKQTDKASAANVNKESKTGMRDSAKSQTYESIMLSKPIYRVKSEQPTVEPIYGSVVGTTPATKVDTRKSGDQLSTSSSTSAKVDKSKVHVPKSFGWPQPTPPLSTSKQASSGFQAESVTEPMVPKDPVVILTTKPSTTLSTTTTTKPKTTTTTTATTTTAKPTTTTTTTTEPPTTTTAATTTTTKATTTTTTPTTTTKATTTTTKATTTTTKATTTTTKATTTTTKAPTTTTTTTTQPTTTTTTTTEPTTTTTTTTTTVPTTTTTTTTTTTPTTTTTTTEAPTTTTTTKPTTTTTTEPTTTTTERKTTTTEPTTTTTTTKPTTTTTVTTTKITKKPSTKISVKSTTITVPRADNWIGSFVTGKPVMQHMKHTTNATSQSTTGRAHNQTPHSTRTQSIPESTAASETVQAKQASTFGQTQASTSHASTLQDTAASTPTKLSPTSTRHSSTQTVITIKNKITPTDAMSTSHSSVSPTDETMMTSDYNVIESTAAVSSGDIQGQTQLSSDPTFMPSPSSMQYDISQQTTKDIELSTFLDSPSSTIQGTRASSVAYENAYSTSLPELYSTAVTDQGTTNTNNELTTNVKAPFKKGSTVAETRPTVSEPLKLDHLYMAFVQAETTTQPPTTTTETTPTTTETPTTTTTTEAPTTTTTTEEPTTTTTTEAPTTTTTTDAPTTTTTTEEPTTTTTTEAPTTTTTTEEPTTTTTTEAPTTTTTTEEPTTTTTTEAPTTTTTTEAPTTTTTTKEPTTTTTTEAPTTTTTTEEPTTTTTTEAPTTTTTTEEPTTTTTTEAPTTTTTTEAPTTTTTEEPTTTTTEEPTTTTTEEPTTTTTTDALTTTTTTEEPTTTTTEEPTTTTTTEEPSTTTEKPTTTTTESPTTTSTTVPTTTTTEPTTTTEPTTTTTEPTTTTTEPTTTTTEPTTTTTEPTTTTTEPTTTTTEPTTTTTEPKTTTTEPTTTTTEPTTTTTEPTTTTTEPTTTTTEPTTTTTEPTTTTTEPTTTTTEPTTTTTEPTTTTEPTTTTTEPTTTTTEPTTTTEPTTTTTEPPEPLRFDHLFMKTITTTELPTTTTTTTEATTTTEPTTTTTTEATTTTTTEPDTTTTTEPTTTTTEPTTTTTEPTTTTTEPTTTTTTEPTTTTTPVPTPPPEPLRFDHLFMAIVTTTEPTTTTEPTTTTTTPTTTTTTEEPTTTATEPSTTTTEEPSTSSMAVPGSDFSTSSFVSSGEGLAMVHDSMSHIVMGPTINANLNGLPNLNSINEKESSAIVYPSVERQKQMFGLNRVPSLFMKPRVNMVLDQTSPPNSPFAVSKEPEPIRFDHLYMDLVTTTEPTTTTTTPTTTTTPTTTTTTPTTTTTTPTTTTTMPTTTTPTTTTTTPTTTTTTPKTTTTTPTTTTPTTTTPPPTTTMDMPITTNFPETDIPTTSMIPTTPTTSAMPTTTTPSTTSSTMVVPITMSTTDIFTQTIDTNSPSTFIDAYTTTNNIETIMPESTTTPTHTLEESTKARIIISGSFRRLRPSSNLISLSNGPRSKQIGGRHNRLLAASTLPSKLESVKLSATSNVNKDVPTSNTLTGPLVASPIGGALLDTVQASGSSLPLNKMVMPSVVPTVAAQPRLTEPLVPANMGQPRGPLSQRPLSKQWPSEAPLVKNTPGDQGTVWTQGTNQPLATMPQSIMIGSEPTTSLLASSKPGYQPVAPIVSVKQKPFVNKNKDAPADVNTGSNTFAGEQAPLGKQFNNPPDVQMMKNNKNVMADYSIVKETGPLGPLLPGSPAPPTDPRQLYKATPILNVRQQTNPQFTVSMPPTDMAYQTSDPILTGAPSTHYVTDAWTTVPTTAPPVITTTPTQPPTTTTTLPTTTNVYTRLSAIIAQEKLKKEKEKELTALRVALKAIGISNSSGLYQRLETLSAAARKSILKRASDIQKQKKSRTRPNRRTG, encoded by the exons ATGGCCGTTTCGACATATCCCGTTTTGTGTGTCATAGTTGCTTTGTCCTTTATTCAAG TTGCACTGTCTCAGAATTTCCACCAAAATAATAAGTTTCAAAGGCAAGACATGAGAAATGTCGGCCCCAGTGGTTTCAACCGCAACCGACAAATGGGAACTCAGAGACAGCCATTGTTGTCTGGCGGTGGCCGCCTCTCTTCTCAGGGTGGACGCCGACCAGGGTCGGGAATGATGAGCCCATACAGTCAGGATGTGGCCATATCAAGTGCAGACTCTGTGCTTTCGCATAGGTCCCTGGGACCCAGTAACCGTCCTCTACAAAACGTTGCTGGGCAATCACCGATGGACCAACCTCAAG GCTCATTTTCCCAAGTACAAGACATGGCTATGGGTGGACACAACATGCAGGGCACACCACCTAATCCATGGAACCAACCGGAAGTCCGTGAAACCGGATTCATCCATAGCAATAGCCAAG GAGCCACAAGGGTTGACACTGGCGTCTTACGAGGGCAGACAATGCGACATGACCAGAACATGGCATTCAATACAGCTACAAAGCAATTGGACGCACACCTACTCGACGCGCAAGGCCATCATGAGATACTACAACCTTACGGTATAAACACCATCCGTGGGCATAACGCAGGCAATTCAAGGCATGCAGCCCCTTCGTCTTTTCAATCTGTTATGACGGCACCAGACATTCTCCCACCAACACCAAACGTGGAAAGGCGTTTTGACTCACCAGTATCTCTCACAAACCAAGGAGAACTTCACAGTAATTTACAACAAGCCATTGCACAGACCACAGGGTCCAGTAACCAACTATGGGATGTAGCCAGTGTCAACCAGCATCGTGCGCTCGACAACACACATCCGGATATGTTTATGGACACCGCTAAAGATA AGCAAAGACATCAGAGACAACCGACTTTGTCAGAGCATATGGCAGGGATAATTTCAGGAGGAGAGAATACCATGGCAGCGGATACTAGTTCCGTTGTTGATCCAAGATTTGGAATTATTTCCTCACCTGATCATATAGCTACGATGGAAGTAGGTTCGAGTCTTGGTGCTCATAGACCGCCACCTGATACTTGGCATGCGAGCATACAACATCGCAAATCGTTGGCCCAGCAAGCGGATAGGAGATCACAAATAATACAAAATCACCCAGGAATGAGTATTGCAACTCCTCCATCACAACACCGTTTTCAAAATGGAATACATTCGCTTGGATTGTTGTCAGACTCTTATGTTGTGTCTGACGGTGGATCATATGTCAACACTGATGCGGAAGTCAAGGTCAGGTCGGGACTGTCGGCTATTGCCCGTCAAACACCACGTCCTCCACCAACACAACCTCCACCAG TTGTTACTAAGAAACCTGAGCCGGTTATTGATTTGAAGAGTAGAGGCAAGTCGTGGGAAAATTTCAAAGAGATACCCTGGGGCCAAGAGCAAGGAATATACAAACCTGAAACATCTAAAG GTGGAGTGCCTGTTGAACAAGAAGTGCGTCCTCCTGACCAGCGGCATACCGCTAAAACACAACAACATTCACAGACAGATGGACGACCATTTGGTCAGCGTCCACCTCAAGCAGATACACGCGCACCTCAGAGGATAGAGGCGAAACCACCTGCTAGACCGGCAGTGAAGCATGCATTGGATAACcttatgatatatattgatacagTCAATAGGAACCTCAAAGAAAAGACCACACAAGCGCAGCCAGTAAATGCTGTAACACAGCAAGGCAGGACCCAAGTAAAAACCACTACTAAAGCAGATACGAAGACGCAGCCAAATGTGCAACATAGAGGGATTATTCAGCAAtcagataaatataaaacagaGGCATTGAAAAAAACGCCGCCAATGGCACCGATTTCACTACTGCAGAATACCGGTGTAACCCCACAAACGGTGGTACAGCAACCTAGACAGTCGAAAGAAAGTGTTCTTCAGCAAACGACAAAGTCTAAAGGTGGGCTGCTGCATAAGCCTGGCACACCGAAAGGAAACGCATTGATGAAGAGTAATGTCCCTAAAGGAAGCAGTTTGTTGCAGTCTGGTAAAACCCGTGGCAGTCCACTACAGGGTGGAAAATCACTTGGTGGTCCTTTGAAGTCTGGTAAACCACAAGGTGGTCCCTTACAACAAGGCAAACTTCAAGGTGGTGCGTTAAAATCCGGTAAACAGCAAGGTGGTCCGCTACAGTCTATCAAACAGAACCAAGTAAGGCCGTTACAGAAAGGACAAGCTGAAAAGGTTAAACAGGTTGAAAAGGTTAAAACAGGTCCATTACAGAAAGCAGGAGGCTTACAACAACAAACTAGTAAACCACACGCACGTCCTAAAGACAGATTGTCCCAAAATGTTATCAAGAAAGTGGATCCGAAAACATCAGAATCTGTACCAAAGCCATGGGAAAACGACAAATTATCTGGAATTGCAAAGCCAATGTCTGTGAGCCGACCATCTGGCAAGATGCCAATATCAGTTGCTGGTGATATCAAGAAGACGACGCAAGCAAGCGCTGCGACAAATGTAGTTGTGAAGCAGACTGATAAGGCTAGCGCTGCGAATGTGAATAAAGAAAGCAAAACTGGAATGCGCGACTCAGCCAAATCACAGACATATGAGTCTATTATGCTTAGCAAGCCAATTTATAGAGTCAAATCTGAGCAGCCTACTGTCGAACCAATATATGGCTCTGTTGTTGGTACTACACCTGCCACCAAAGTCGATACGCGAAAATCGG GTGATCAATTATCAACTTCATCATCAACAAGTGCCAAGGTTGATAAAAGCAAAGTCCATGTTCCAAAGTCCTTTGGCTGGCCACAACCTACTCCACCTTTGTCAACAAGCAAACAAGCCTCGAGTGGCTTCCAGGCAGAATCTGTCACCGAACCAATGGTGCCTAAAGACCCTGTAGTTATATTAACTACAAAACCAAGCACTACCTTGTCAACTACTACTACAACCAAACCAAAAACAACCACTACTACAACAGCTACAACTACAACAGCAAAACCAACCACCACTACTACCACCACCACAGAACCGCCGACAACTACGACTGCGGCAACGACAACAACTACTAAAGCTACGACAACCACTACCACGCCAACCACTACTACTAAAGCAACTACAACCACTACCAAGGCTACCACCACTACTACCAAAGCAACGACAACCACTACCAAGGCAACCACCACTACTACCAAGGCACCGACaacaaccaccaccaccactacTCAGCCAACTACCACGACGACCACCACAACTGAACCTACtacaaccaccaccaccaccaccaccactgTACCAACGACGACCACCACCACTACCACTACAACTACGCCAACTACAACGACGACTACCACTGAAGCACCAACGACCACCACTACCACCAAACCCACAACCACTACCACTACTGAACCGACAACGACCACCACTGAACGCAAGACGACCACCACTGAgcctaccaccaccaccaccactacTAAGCCTACCACCACTACTACTGTCACAACTACCAAGATTACGAAGAAACCGTCGACGAAAATCAGTGTCAAATCAACGACTATTACAGTCCCTCGAGCTGATAATTGGATTGGTTCATTTGTAACAGGAAAACCTGTAATGCAACATATGAAACACACGACAAATGCAACTTCCCAATCGACAACAGGTCGCGCGCACAATCAAACCCCCCACAGTACGCGTACACAATCCATACCGGAAAGTACTGCAGCGAGCGAAACGGTTCAAGCTAAGCAAGCTTCTACTTTTGGCCAAACACAGGCTTCGACTTCTCATGCATCCACGCTCCAAGATACAGCTGCATCAACTCCAACAAAATTATCTCCGACATCTACGCGTCATTCTTCAACTCAGACTGTTATtactattaaaaataaaatcacccCAACAGACGCAATGTCAACGTCACATTCGTCTGTTAGTCCAACAGATGAAACAATGATGACGTCCGATTATAATGTGATAGAGTCAACAGCAGCAGTCAGTTCTGGTGATATCCAAGGACAAACACAGTTATCATCGGATCCGACGTTCATGCCGTCGCCCTCTTCAATGCAATATGACATAAGTCAGCAAACGACGAAAGACATAGAACTATCCACCTTTTTGGATTCACCATCCTCTACAATCCAAGGAACAAGGGCATCTTCGGTTGCGTATGAAAATGCATACTCGACCTCACTACCCGAGCTATATTCAACGGCAGTGACTGATCAAGGTACTACTAATACAAATAACGAACTAACAACTAATGTAAAAGCACCATTTAAAAAGGGATCCACAGTCGCAGAAACTCGACCAACAGTATCAGAGCCTCTTAAACTTGACCATTTGTACATGGCATTTGTCCAAGCAGAAACTACAACACAAcctccaacaactacaacagaaACAACACCTACGACTACAGAAACGCCTACAACTACGACTACCACAGAAGCGCCCACAACAACGACAACAACCGAAGAACCTACAACTACAACAACCACCGAAGCTCCTACAACCACGACTACGACAGACGCgccgacaactacaacaaccaCGGAAGAGCCTACAACCACGACTACGACAGAAGCgccgacaactacaacaaccaCGGAAGAGCCTACAACCACGACTACGACAGAAGCGCCGACAACAACGACAACCACAGAAGAGCCTACAACTACAACAACCACCGAAGCTCCTACAACCACGACTACGACAGAAGCGCCGACAACCACAACGACCACGAAAGAGCCTACAACCACGACTACGACAGAAGCGCCTACAACCACAACGACCACGGAAGAGCCTACAACCACGACTACGACAGAAGCGCCTACAACCACAACGACCACGGAAGAGCCTACAACCACGACTACGACAGAAGCGCCTACAACCACGACTACGACAGAAGCGCCTACAACCACTACCACGGAAGAGCCGACAACCACTACCACGGAAGAGCCGACAACCACTACCACGGAAGAGCCTACAACCACGACTACGACAGACGCGCTGACAACTACAACAACCACGGAAGAGCCGACAACCACTACCACGGAAGAGCccactactactactactacagaAGAGCCTAGTACTACCACAGAAAAACCTACAACGACAACCACTGAATCGCCAACAACTACCAG TACCACTGTACCTACGACAACGACCACTGAACCGACAACTACCACTGAACCTACAACTACAACAACTGAACCTACCACAACGACCACTGAACCCACAACAACTACCACTGAACCTACAACTACAACAACTGAACCTACCACAACGACCACTGAACCCACAACAACTACCACTGAACCTACTACAACGACCACTGAACCCAAAACAACGACCACTGAACCTACAACTACAACAACTGAACCTACAACTACAACGACTGAacccacaacaacaacaactgaaCCAACAACAACTACCACTGAACCTACCACAACGACCACTGAACCTACCACAACGACCACTGAACCTACCACAACGACCACTGAACCTACCACAACGACCACtgaaccaacaacaacaactgaaCCCACAACTACAACGACTGAACCCACAACTACAACGACTGAGCCCACAACAACAACTGAACCTACAACAACAACGACAGAACCACCAGAACCTCTACGTTTTGAtcatttatttatgaaaacTATAACGACAACTGAACTGCCTAcaacaaccacaacaacaacTGAAGCTACCACAACAACTGAGCCTACGACAACAACAACTACTGAAGCTACCACGACAACAACTACTGAACCcgatacaacaacaacaactgaaCCTACAACAACTACTACTGAACCCACAACAACAACCACTGAACCAACAACAACTACTACTGAACCTACAACGACAACAACAACTGAAcctacaacaactacaactccAGTTCCGACGCCGCCACCTGAACCTCTTCGATTTGACCACCTTTTTATGGCCATTGTGACGACAACAGAACCTACAACAACAACTGAACCCACAACGACAACGACTACCCCAACAACCACTACAACGACAGAGGAGCCAACTACTACTGCGACGGAACCATCTACGACAACAACAGAAGAACCAAGCACGAGTTCAATGGCTGTACCAGGAAGTGATTTCTCCACGAGCAGTTTCGTTTCGAGTGGAGAAGGCTTAGCAATGGTACATGATAGTATGAGTCATATCGTGATGGGTCCTACGATCAACGCTAACCTTAACGGATTGCCAAACTTAAATAGCATCAATGAAAAGGAATCGTCCGCGATAGTATATCCATCTGTTGAGagacaaaaacaaatgtttggATTAAATCGGGTACCTAGTCTTTTTATGAAACCTAGAGTGAATATGGTTTTAGATCAGACATCGCCACCTAACTCGCCATTTGCAGTTTCTAAAGAACCAGAACCTATACGATTTGATCATTTGTATATGGATTTAGTAACAACTACAGAGCCAACCACTACTACCACTACACCAACCACAACAACAACGCCCACAACGACCACAACCACGCCCACAACGACTACAACTACGCCCACAACGACCACAACCATGCCGACAACAACCACGCCCACAACGACTACAACCACGCCCACAACGACTACAACCACACCCAAAACGACTACAACCACGCCCACAACGACCACGCCGACAACGACTacaccaccaccaacaacaactATGGATATGCCAATAACAACGAACTTCCCTGAAACCGACATTCCAACAACATCGATGAtaccaacaacaccaacaacttCAGCCATGCCTACAACAACCACGCCTTCAACAACATCCTCTACTATGGTAGTGCCGATCACTATGTCTACTACTGACATATTTACACAAACAATAGATACAAACTCCCcttccacttttatagacgCATACACAACAACGAATAACATTGAAACTATAATGCCAGAGTCCACGACGACTCCAACGCATACACTAGAAGAAAGCACTAAAGCACGTATTATAATTAGCGGTTCATTTAGACGACTCCGTCCCTCTAGTAATCTAATCAGCCTATCGAACGGACCAAGGAGTAAACAGATAGGAGGTCGGCATAACCGGCTTCTGGCTGCATCCACACTGCCATCCAAATTGGAAAGTGTTAAACTTTCAGCAACATCTAATGTGAACAAGGATGTTCCAACAAGCAATACTCTCACTG GTCCCCTAGTCGCTAGTCCTATAGGCGGTGCCCTTTTAGACACCGTCCAAGCCAGCGGATCATCTCTACCCCTTAACAAGATGGTCATGCCCTCCGTGGTACCAACCG TTGCTGCACAACCAAGATTGACCGAACCATTGGTACCAGCCAACATGGGTCAACCGAGAGGCCCGCTGAGTCAGAGACCACTCTCAAAGCAGTGGCCTTCAGAGGCTCCACTCGTTAAAAACACACCAGGAGATCAGGGCACTGTGTGGACCCAGGGCACCAATCAGCCACTGGCTACAATGCCACAATCTATTATGATTGGTAGCGAGCCTACCACTTCTCTGTTAGCCTCTTCAAAACCAGGTTACCAGCCAGTGGCGCCCATTGTTTCTGTCAAACAGAAACCTTTTGTAAATAAGAATAAAGATGCACCTGCTGATGTTAACACAGGCTCAAACACATTTGCTGGTGAGCAAGCTCCGTTAGGAAAACAATTTAACAATCCACCtgatgttcaaatgatgaaaaacaacaaaaacgtCATGGCTGACTATTCCATCGTAAAGGAGACTGGTCCTTTGGGTCCATTACTGCCAGGCTCACCAGCTCCACCAACAGATCCAAGACAGCTGTACAAAGCTACCCCAATACTTAACGTTCGTCAACAAACCAATCCTCAGTTCACAGTGAGTATGCCGCCGACCGATATGGCTTACCAAACAAGTGACCCCATTCTCACTGGAGCTCCATCTACCCACTATGTGACAGACGCTTGGACAACTGTGCCTACAACGGCGCCACCTGTCATAACAACAACACCCACTCAACCACCGACAACAACGACAACTCTACCAACAACAACTAACGTATACACCAGGCTATCAGCCATCATCGCACAAGAGAAACTAAAGAAAGAGAAGGAAAAAGAGCTGACCGCTTTGAGGGTAGCTTTAAAGGCAATCGGTATCTCGAATAGTAGTGGCCTATATCAACGATTGGAGACGCTCTCTGCTGCTGCCAGAAAAAGTATTCTGAAGAGAGCCAGCGATATACAGAAGCAGAAAAAAAGTCGTACTAGACCCAACCGCAGAACTGGTTAA